One segment of Ignavibacteriales bacterium DNA contains the following:
- a CDS encoding YtxH domain-containing protein has translation MSQDNNIAKGFLIGFLAGGAIGAVVALLTAPKSGRELRADIKSKSEEYLDEAEKYLSDAKDKARELINEGKKKSERIIHDARSKSEDILKDAEKVFKDAKVKTSDVFATSKEKFESEADRIKSSVKAGVDAYKEAKNS, from the coding sequence ATGTCACAGGATAATAATATTGCTAAAGGATTCTTAATTGGATTTTTAGCTGGTGGTGCGATAGGCGCTGTTGTTGCTTTGTTAACTGCTCCTAAAAGTGGTAGAGAATTACGTGCTGATATAAAATCTAAATCTGAAGAATATCTTGACGAAGCTGAAAAATATCTTTCTGATGCAAAAGATAAAGCACGTGAGTTGATTAACGAAGGAAAGAAGAAGTCAGAAAGAATTATTCATGATGCCAGATCAAAATCTGAAGATATTTTGAAAGATGCTGAAAAAGTTTTTAAAGATGCAAAAGTAAAAACATCAGATGTTTTTGCAACAAGTAAAGAAAAATTTGAATCTGAAGCTGACAGAATAAAATCTTCCGTTAAAGCTGGAGTTGATGCATATAAAGAAGCTAAAAATTCATAA
- a CDS encoding flippase-like domain-containing protein, with protein sequence MIEKIRDRIFISIATAAIIYLAFMLYADFEKVISSFKNFNWYLMPILLALSFGNYISRYFKWEYYLKIIEVKLHKLDSLSIFMSGLIMSVTPGKMGELLKSYLVKQINGTSISKTAPIVFAERATDFLSLTILALVGAYYYDYGKTIIIFIGIFLVVGIIIISNKIIFDKFLFLLSKLKFVEKQIPKITTAYKSSSKLLSLKPLIFMTSLSIISWGFECYGYYLILNNFEVKIDILWAFFSYSFATIVGALSMLPGGLGVTEGSLTLMMVQKGLSENDAFASTFIVRVVTLWFAVFVGAISVLFYQKRYGKLLIESNNSVSEFQ encoded by the coding sequence TTGATAGAAAAAATTAGGGATAGAATTTTCATCTCAATTGCAACCGCTGCAATAATCTATCTTGCTTTTATGCTTTATGCTGATTTTGAAAAAGTTATAAGCTCATTCAAAAACTTTAATTGGTATTTAATGCCAATTTTACTTGCTCTTTCATTTGGCAACTACATCTCAAGATATTTTAAATGGGAATATTATTTAAAAATAATTGAAGTAAAACTACATAAGTTAGATTCACTTTCAATATTTATGTCCGGGTTAATTATGAGTGTTACTCCCGGAAAAATGGGTGAGTTGTTAAAATCATATCTTGTAAAACAAATAAACGGAACCTCGATAAGCAAAACTGCACCAATTGTATTTGCAGAACGCGCAACAGATTTCTTGTCACTTACAATTTTAGCTTTGGTTGGAGCCTACTATTATGATTATGGTAAAACTATAATAATCTTCATCGGAATATTTTTAGTAGTTGGAATAATAATTATATCGAACAAAATTATTTTTGATAAGTTTTTATTCCTGCTATCAAAATTAAAATTTGTAGAAAAACAAATTCCAAAAATCACAACAGCTTACAAATCATCCTCAAAATTATTATCACTTAAACCTTTAATTTTTATGACCTCCTTGAGCATCATTTCATGGGGATTTGAGTGTTATGGTTACTACCTTATCCTAAATAATTTCGAAGTAAAAATCGATATACTATGGGCGTTTTTCAGTTATAGTTTTGCAACAATAGTTGGAGCGCTTTCAATGCTTCCCGGAGGTTTAGGAGTAACTGAAGGTTCACTAACATTAATGATGGTTCAAAAAGGTTTATCGGAAAATGATGCCTTTGCTTCAACTTTTATTGTGCGTGTAGTCACTCTTTGGTTTGCCGTTTTTGTTGGAGCGATTAGTGTTCTTTTTTATCAAAAAAGGTATGGAAAATTATTAATTGAATCAAATAATTCAGTTTCAGAATTCCAGTAA
- the maf gene encoding septum formation protein Maf, translated as MINNSTPIYLASKSPRRRKLLKQLNLKFRSFSVDMDEKINKNEKPFIAVTRLSKEKLNLAKTKVRAGIIITADTIVVLNKSILGKPINKKDAFRTLKLLSGKTHIVYTGYSIYNFKNDKTITEYEKTEVTFRYLTNDEIEDYISGGSPMDKAGAYGIQDDFGAVFIKKINGCYYNVVGLPLAKFYHALLRII; from the coding sequence ATGATTAACAATTCAACTCCAATTTATCTTGCATCTAAATCTCCACGAAGAAGAAAATTGTTAAAACAATTAAACTTAAAGTTTAGATCATTTAGTGTTGATATGGATGAAAAAATCAACAAAAACGAAAAACCTTTCATAGCTGTAACAAGATTATCTAAAGAAAAACTAAATCTTGCAAAAACAAAAGTTAGGGCTGGAATTATTATAACGGCAGATACAATTGTTGTTCTAAATAAATCTATACTTGGAAAACCGATTAACAAAAAAGATGCATTTAGAACTCTAAAATTACTCAGTGGAAAGACGCACATTGTTTATACCGGTTATTCAATCTATAATTTTAAAAATGACAAAACAATTACTGAGTATGAAAAAACCGAAGTAACTTTTCGTTATCTAACAAATGATGAGATAGAAGATTACATTTCTGGTGGAAGCCCAATGGATAAAGCTGGGGCGTATGGGATTCAAGATGATTTTGGTGCTGTGTTTATTAAAAAAATAAACGGATGCTATTATAACGTTGTGGGATTACCACTTGCTAAATTCTATCACGCTCTTTTAAGGATAATATAG
- a CDS encoding SpoIID/LytB domain-containing protein yields MNHFSSFITHKNFPLTSNSNLKYLIITLFVFFVGCSATKRFSTDSNYGFNSPYVIRVLLDNSSADLVISVNDLVIISDEDYELAKVNLGNKLKFSLKSDKINLSIGSKEFVSKRFYITASSENEIISINEKKYRGRILVSIYDSEIKIVNQIGLEDYVKGVMTKEMPIGKGNENYNALKAFSICARTYAFTKMEENKVFFDIYPDTRDQVYGGVDGENKITNDIVDETKGQLLFFDDKPATIFYHSTCGGYTEDVVNVFSNKNIPYLIGIKDGDEPYCKISPRYDWTEKYSESTFIQRFYKAKLIESPNYKLSDIKIASRFTSGRVNELNVIINDGEEIQKTIFLVGNQIRNIIKNSNGKSILKSTLFDINFDSNKNIIISGKGSGHGVGLCQWGAIGQSRKNINYKKILNHYFPGTEIKNIYD; encoded by the coding sequence GTGAATCATTTCTCCTCTTTTATAACTCATAAAAATTTCCCACTTACTTCTAATTCTAACTTAAAATATTTAATAATAACACTATTCGTTTTCTTTGTTGGATGTTCTGCAACGAAAAGATTTTCTACGGATAGCAATTATGGTTTTAATTCACCATACGTAATTAGAGTATTGCTAGATAATAGCAGCGCTGATTTAGTGATTTCAGTTAATGATTTAGTTATTATTTCTGATGAGGATTATGAGTTGGCTAAAGTTAATTTAGGGAATAAATTAAAGTTCAGTTTGAAATCAGATAAGATTAATCTTTCAATTGGTTCAAAGGAATTTGTTTCGAAAAGGTTTTATATAACTGCCTCCAGCGAAAATGAAATAATAAGTATTAATGAAAAAAAATATCGCGGAAGAATTTTAGTTTCCATTTATGATTCTGAAATAAAAATTGTAAATCAAATTGGATTGGAAGATTATGTAAAAGGTGTTATGACCAAAGAAATGCCAATAGGAAAGGGCAATGAAAATTATAACGCACTCAAAGCTTTTTCAATTTGCGCCCGAACTTATGCTTTTACTAAAATGGAAGAGAATAAAGTTTTTTTTGATATTTATCCCGATACGCGGGATCAGGTATATGGCGGCGTTGATGGAGAAAATAAGATTACAAATGATATTGTTGATGAGACAAAAGGACAGTTGTTATTTTTTGACGACAAACCGGCAACCATATTTTACCATTCCACTTGCGGGGGTTATACCGAAGATGTTGTAAATGTTTTTAGCAATAAAAACATTCCATATTTAATAGGAATAAAAGATGGTGATGAACCCTATTGTAAAATATCTCCAAGATATGACTGGACAGAAAAATATTCCGAGTCAACATTTATTCAAAGATTCTATAAAGCCAAACTTATTGAGTCTCCGAATTATAAACTTTCTGATATAAAAATAGCCTCTCGATTTACTTCGGGTAGAGTTAACGAACTGAACGTAATTATTAATGACGGAGAAGAAATTCAAAAAACTATTTTTCTTGTCGGAAATCAAATTAGAAATATTATTAAAAACAGTAATGGAAAATCAATATTAAAAAGCACATTGTTTGATATTAATTTTGATAGTAATAAGAATATAATAATTTCAGGAAAAGGCAGCGGACATGGCGTTGGACTTTGCCAATGGGGTGCGATTGGACAATCAAGAAAAAACATCAACTATAAAAAAATATTAAATCATTACTTCCCAGGAACAGAAATAAAAAATATTTATGATTAA